Genomic DNA from uncultured Desulfuromusa sp.:
TGCTTACATGCAGGACAAGTCACGGATTTCTTTGAAACTGTTGAGTCTAGATAAAAATGAAGGAGCACGAATAGTGGCAAAAAAAAATGAGGCTAGCGAGCCGGAATCGGAGTTGGATGCTTCTAATGACAATAAGCCTGAGGTTGTCGAAGCGGAAAATGAAAACGAAACTCTTCAAAATGAGCTGGCTAAAGCTTTAACCGAAGCCAAGGTGCATCAGGAGCAGTATCTGAGAACGTTGGCAGATATGGAGAATTTGCGCAAGCGGACACAGAGAGACAAGGAAGAATTGGCAAAGTTTGCCAATGAAAATATCCTTCGTGAAATTCTGCCGGTTATCGATAATCTTGAGCGGGCAGTAGAGCACGCTGAACAAGCTGAAAGTAATGATGGTTTGTTTGAAGGGGTGCAAATGACTTTGACCCAGTTCAGCCAGCTGTTGGACAAGTTTGGAGTAAAACCGGTTGATGCTATTGGGCAACCGTTTGATCCCGCATACCATCAGGCAATGGGGCAAATGGAATCTGACGAACACCCGGTCAACACGGTGGTGCAGCAGATGCAAAAAGGATATCAACTTAATAGTCGGTTGTTGCGACCTGCTTTTGTGATGTTGGCAAAAGCACCGGAACTCAAAGAAAATGATGATGCTGATGACTCAGCTGAAGAGCAATAATCTCTGATAAAATCTCTAAGGAGGATATAAATTATGGGTAAAATTATTGGTATTGATTTAGGAACTACAAACTCCTGCGTTGCCGTTATGGAGGGTGGCGAGCCTGTTGTTATCGCCAACTCAGAAGGCTCGCGGACAACTCCGTCGATTGTGGCTTTTACGGAAAGCGGGGAACGGCTTGTTGGTCAGCAGGCAAAGCGTCAGGCTGTTACCAATCCGGAAAATACTCTGTTTGCAATCAAGCGGTTGATCGGTCGTAAGTTCACTTCCGAAGCCGTGCAAAAAGACTTGAAGATCAGCCCTTTTAAAATTATTGAAGCAGACAATGGTGATGCATGGGTCGAAGCACGGGATAAGAAATACAGCTCGCCGGAAATATCGGCTATGGTGCTGCAGAAAATGAAGCAGACGGCTGAGGATTACCTTGGTGAAAAAGTGACCGATGCCGTTATTACTGTTCCTGCTTATTTTAATGATTCCCAGCGTCAGGCAACCAAAGATGCAGGTAAGATTGCCGGATTGAATGTTTTGCGTATCATTAACGAGCCTACTGCCGCTTCTCTGGCATATGGGCTGGATAAGAAAAATGAGATGACTATCGCCGTTTTTGACCTTGGCGGTGGGACCTTTGACGTTTCTATTCTGGATCTTGGTGATGGTGTTTTTGAAGTTAAATCGACCAATGGTGATACCTTTCTCGGTGGTGAGGATTTTGACCAACTGATCATTGATTATGTCGCTGATGAGTTTAAGAAAGATCAGGGAATTGATCTTCGCGGTGATAAAATGGCTTTACAACGCCTGAAAGAAGCGGCGGAAAAAGCTAAATGTGAACTCTCATCATCCATGGAAACAGACATAAACCTGCCATTTATTACTGCAGATCAATCGGGACCGAAACACTTGAATATCAAGTTGTCCCGTTCCAAACTGGAGAGTATTTGCAGCGGTTTGATTTCCAGACTGACCGGTCCTTGCCAAACAGCACTGAAGGACGCTGGTTTATCAGCCAATGAGATCACGGAAGTCATTCTTGTTGGTGGTATGACCCGGATGCCGGCCGTACAAGAGCGGGTTAAGGAGATCTTTGGCAGAGCGCCAAGTAAAGGGGTTAACCCCGATGAAGTTGTTGCTATTGGTGCTGCAATTCAGGGAGGCGTTCTTGCTGGTGATGTTAAAGATGTTCTCTTGCTTGATGTTACTCCTCTGTCTCTCGGGATTGAAACCTTGGGCAGTGTGATGACTAAATTGATCGAAAAAAACACCACTGTTCCCTGTAAGAAAAGTCAGGTTTTCTCCACGGCAGCAGATAACCAGCCGGCTGTTTCTGTTCATGTTCTCCAGGGTGAGAGAGAAATGGCAACCGATAACAAAACCATTGGCAACTTTGAGCTGGTTGGTATCCCGGCTGCACCGCGCGGAGTCCCTCAGATCGAGGTCACTTTCGATATCGATGCGAACGGAATTCTTCATGTTTCTGCCAAGGATCTTGGTACCGGTAAAGAACAGTCCATCCAGATTACCGCTTCCAGTGGACTCTCGGATGAAGAGATCAATAAAATGGTTCAGGATGCAGAAGCTCATGCCAGCGAGGATAAAAACAAGCGTGAGTTGGTCGAAGCCCGGAACCAGGCAGATGGTTTGGCCTACACCACAGAAAAATCCCTTGCCGAACATGGTGAAAAGCTGGATAGTGCGACCAAGAAACAAATTGAAGAAGCCTTGGCCGATCTGAAAAAAGCGATCGAAGGTGAAAATCCGGAAGAAATCAAGACAAAGAGTGAAGCCCTGGCCCAAGCTTCTCATAAGCTGGCGGAAATGATGTACGCTCAATCTCAGGGAGCTGAAGGTGAGCCTGCCGGCGAAGCAACGGATGCTCCGGCTGATGATGTTGTTGATGCAGAGTTTGAAGACGTCGACGAAAAGAAATAAATTTCCAGAACAACAGACGCCGGCAGGTTAGGAAGCCGGCGTCTGTCTTTTTAGATCAGGATAGATATTTTGGCAAAGCTAGATTACTACGCAGTTCTGGAAGTAAATAAAAATGCCAGTGGAACAGAAATAAAAAAAGCTTACCGCCGCTTGGCAATCCAGTATCACCCCGACAAAAATCCCGGGGACGCAGAAGCAGAAAGCAAGTTTAAAGAACTTACTGAAGCTTATACAATTCTCTCCGATCCTCAAAAAAGAGCAACTTATGACCAGTTCGGCCACGCTGGGGTTGATGGCTCCGGAGGATTCTCCAGTAATGGGTTTGGTGGTGCTCCTTTTGAAGATATCTTTGGCGATATCTTTGGCGATATCTTTGGTGGCGGATCGCGACGGGGAAGCCATGGTCAGCGTGGGGACGATCTTCGCTATAATCTGACTATCAGTTTTGAAGAAGCTGCTTTTGGAACCGAAAAGAACCTTCAGCTGCCACGAAAGCAGGCATGTGAAACCTGTCATGGCTCAGGGGCTCGTCCAGGGACGGAACCTCAAACCTGTTCAACTTGCCGTGGCGCAGGACAGGTTCGTTATCAACAGGGGTTTTTCACCATGACTCGACCCTGTCCGGATTGTCATGGTAAGGGAAAAATTATTGCTGATCCCTGTCCTGACTGTCGAGGGACCGGGCAGGTTAAAAGTAAACGCACTGTTGCACTCAAAGTTCCCGCTGGAGTTGAAGACGGTATCCGTTTGAAGCTGAGTGGCGAAGGTGATGCCGGTTCCCAGGGAGGACCACCGGGGGATCTGTATGTTGTCATCAGTGTTGAAGAGCATTCAATTTTTAAGCGCGACGGACAGGATGTGATTTGTGAAGTTCCGATTTCGTTTGTTCAGGCGGCTCTTGGCTGTGACCTTCAAGTTCCGACTCTGGAAGGAAAGTTGAATCTGAAGGTTCCCGCTGGAACCCAGACCGGCAAGATTTTCAAGCTTTCAGGAAAAGGGATTGTTGCTTTGCAGGGTCATCATCGTCGTGGTGATCAGCTAGTCGTTCTTAAGGTTGAGGTGCCGACAAAACTGAATTCCCGTCAGCGAGAGTTGCTTGAAGAATTTGCTAAAGAGGGTGGAGAGGATATTCATCCCCAGGGACAGAGTTTTTTTGATAAAGTGAAAGACCTATTCGACTGATATGATGTTTCCGGTGCTATGAATGATGGAGTGCGCATGATGCGGATTTTTTACCCGATTCTGGTTGCAGTGATGACTGTAACCTTGCTGTGCTCTTTTTCAGTCTCCGCTGTAAGAGCCGCAGAGGCGGGAGAGCTGAAGCAGGGGCAGGAGTTGTTCCAAGAAGGCAGGCTCAATCAGGCATTAGCTGTTTTACGCGGTTTTGTGCAGCAAAATAAGGATCCATCAGCAACGGCACCGGCCTTGATCTTGATCAGTCGGATATTATTACAACAACAACAGTATGGAGATGCAATTCTCTATCTGCAACGCATTCCTGTCATGCACAGAAGTCCTGAAGCGGATCTGCTCTTAGGGTGTAGTCTGGTTGAAACCGGCAAGTATGAACTTGGCTTGCAACAGTTACAGTTTTTACCGGGTGAAAACCTTTCTCCGGCTGATAAGGTAAAGCTATATCAGGCATTAACTGTTGCTACAATCGCTGAAAAACAGTTTCTCAGGGCCCTCTTTTATCTGCAGGAACAACTCTTCTTGACCTCAAACTCAGCAGCAATACTTGGGCAGGCGCACCGGATTCTGCAGAATCGTATTAATGATACTGATCTGTCGGAAGCTGCTTTTATGTGGCAGGGGACCGCAATTGGACAAGATGCGAGATTGCAGTTAGCGCGTCGCGCCTTGGTTCAGCAGAAAACCGAACTGGCCAAAAAACATCTGCAGACCCTTTTTGCATCCACCGTGACTTTCCCTTACTGGCAGGAAGCAGAGCAGCTGTTGCAGAGATCCAGAACTGAGACTTGGCTCAGCCGCGACAGTATTGGAGTTCTTATCCCTCTGAGTGGTCGTTATCAGTCTTATGGCGAGCTGGTTAAAAAAGGGTTGGAGCTAGCCTTACAGGAACATAACAAAACCCGACTGCCGGCGCGCTTTGTTTACCGCGACACAGCTGTTGAAGGGGTGACGTCTGCCCAGCTGGTGAGTGGTTTGACTGATGATGACAAGGTTATAGCAGTCATTGGTCCTCTTCTTGGTACTGCCGCCGGGGAGGCGGCACGACGAGCTCAGCGTGAAATGGTGCCGATGGTCTCTTTCGCGCAAACGGAAGGACTTCCTGAAATTGGCAACTTTATTTTCCGGGATACTCTGACAGCAGAACAGCAGGTTAAGAGGTTGGTTCAATATGCTTTGGGAAAAGGAGACATCTCTTTCTCAATTCTCTACCCTGAAAATCGACTGGGTGAGAAAATGACCGAACTGTTCATTGCCGAGCTGCGTGCTTCAGGGGGAGAGCTTGTTGATGTTGTCAGTTATCCGGAAGACGGCACAGACTTCAGAAAACAGATACAGAAGCTTCTTTGGGAGGATCGTGAAGTCAAGATTCCACAAACTGTAGAAGACGCGGAAAATGAGGAGGAGCAACAGGAAAAATTGGAACTGGAATACCCATTAGCACCTTTCCATGCTCTTTTTATTCCTGATTATGCTGAACAAATCAGCCAGATTGCTCCACAGCTGGTTTTTTATGGTATCAAAGATGTCACCTTGCTTGGCATCAATGGATGGAATTCTCCTGAGTTGGCAAGTCAGGCGGGCCGATTCCTTAAAGATGCTGTTTTTGTTGATGCGTTTTATCCTGGAAGCAAGAAGCCGGAAGTTCAACGCTTTATGGAACTCTATCGTCAAACTTATCAGGAAGAACCAACTATTCTTGGAGCCCAGGCTTTTGATGTTGCCACTCTTCTGCTACAGATAATCGACGATCCTGCAGTTGGCAACCGCGATGATCTACGCAGAAAACTGACCGAGGTGAAGGACTATCGGGGGGTTACGGGAACCAGTGGTTTTGACGTATATGGTGAAGCGATCAAGATGCTCTCACTGTTACAGATCAACCGTGGGCGCATTGTAGAATCAGAATAAGCCTTCTATTTCAGGGAAGAGCTGGATGGATGCATGGAAGATTATCGCGGTTTTGATCCTTCTTGCCGGACTGGCTCTGTCCACTGTTGGGATCAGGCAAGTTAACCGGGCCAAAACGCCGAACACTTGCATCGTCAATTTTGCCAAATCCCTTGGAGGGAAAAGCTCTTTTAACCTCCGGGAATCTCTTCAGAAGGACAGACATGCCGGGATTATTGGTATCACTCTCGGGGTTGTTTTTGTCTGTGCCGGATTGATCATATTGTTTCATCCGAAAAAATAGCGTATCTATTTTTATCCATAAATCTTACCGTTTGTATCTTACCCTGGGTTTTGATTGCTTCTTTGTTTTGATCCTTTAAAATGTTTTTGAGTTGGAGGAGGGCGAGTGATGAAAGAACGTAGTACGACACGTAAGAGAAAACGTCTCAAGGTTCGGTTTGGTGTTGATTACCCGAAAAGAGTTGCTTTTACAGGGGATGCTTCAGAGGGTGGATTGTATATTATCACTGGCCAACCAGAACGGCCTGGATCTAAGTTGTTGATTGAAATAAACTTGCCGGATGAAGAACAGGTGATCGTTTATGGACGGGTCCGTTGGGCCAAAAAAGTTCCACCTAATCTGATACGACTGGCCAATAAAGCTGGAATGGGAGTGCAGTTGACACAATTTGAAACAGGTAAACAGGCTCTTTGTGATTATCTGGGTACATTGCGGC
This window encodes:
- a CDS encoding PilZ domain-containing protein, with translation MKERSTTRKRKRLKVRFGVDYPKRVAFTGDASEGGLYIITGQPERPGSKLLIEINLPDEEQVIVYGRVRWAKKVPPNLIRLANKAGMGVQLTQFETGKQALCDYLGTLRH
- the dnaK gene encoding molecular chaperone DnaK, translated to MGKIIGIDLGTTNSCVAVMEGGEPVVIANSEGSRTTPSIVAFTESGERLVGQQAKRQAVTNPENTLFAIKRLIGRKFTSEAVQKDLKISPFKIIEADNGDAWVEARDKKYSSPEISAMVLQKMKQTAEDYLGEKVTDAVITVPAYFNDSQRQATKDAGKIAGLNVLRIINEPTAASLAYGLDKKNEMTIAVFDLGGGTFDVSILDLGDGVFEVKSTNGDTFLGGEDFDQLIIDYVADEFKKDQGIDLRGDKMALQRLKEAAEKAKCELSSSMETDINLPFITADQSGPKHLNIKLSRSKLESICSGLISRLTGPCQTALKDAGLSANEITEVILVGGMTRMPAVQERVKEIFGRAPSKGVNPDEVVAIGAAIQGGVLAGDVKDVLLLDVTPLSLGIETLGSVMTKLIEKNTTVPCKKSQVFSTAADNQPAVSVHVLQGEREMATDNKTIGNFELVGIPAAPRGVPQIEVTFDIDANGILHVSAKDLGTGKEQSIQITASSGLSDEEINKMVQDAEAHASEDKNKRELVEARNQADGLAYTTEKSLAEHGEKLDSATKKQIEEALADLKKAIEGENPEEIKTKSEALAQASHKLAEMMYAQSQGAEGEPAGEATDAPADDVVDAEFEDVDEKK
- the dnaJ gene encoding molecular chaperone DnaJ — protein: MAKLDYYAVLEVNKNASGTEIKKAYRRLAIQYHPDKNPGDAEAESKFKELTEAYTILSDPQKRATYDQFGHAGVDGSGGFSSNGFGGAPFEDIFGDIFGDIFGGGSRRGSHGQRGDDLRYNLTISFEEAAFGTEKNLQLPRKQACETCHGSGARPGTEPQTCSTCRGAGQVRYQQGFFTMTRPCPDCHGKGKIIADPCPDCRGTGQVKSKRTVALKVPAGVEDGIRLKLSGEGDAGSQGGPPGDLYVVISVEEHSIFKRDGQDVICEVPISFVQAALGCDLQVPTLEGKLNLKVPAGTQTGKIFKLSGKGIVALQGHHRRGDQLVVLKVEVPTKLNSRQRELLEEFAKEGGEDIHPQGQSFFDKVKDLFD
- the grpE gene encoding nucleotide exchange factor GrpE, with translation MAKKNEASEPESELDASNDNKPEVVEAENENETLQNELAKALTEAKVHQEQYLRTLADMENLRKRTQRDKEELAKFANENILREILPVIDNLERAVEHAEQAESNDGLFEGVQMTLTQFSQLLDKFGVKPVDAIGQPFDPAYHQAMGQMESDEHPVNTVVQQMQKGYQLNSRLLRPAFVMLAKAPELKENDDADDSAEEQ
- a CDS encoding penicillin-binding protein activator, which codes for MMRIFYPILVAVMTVTLLCSFSVSAVRAAEAGELKQGQELFQEGRLNQALAVLRGFVQQNKDPSATAPALILISRILLQQQQYGDAILYLQRIPVMHRSPEADLLLGCSLVETGKYELGLQQLQFLPGENLSPADKVKLYQALTVATIAEKQFLRALFYLQEQLFLTSNSAAILGQAHRILQNRINDTDLSEAAFMWQGTAIGQDARLQLARRALVQQKTELAKKHLQTLFASTVTFPYWQEAEQLLQRSRTETWLSRDSIGVLIPLSGRYQSYGELVKKGLELALQEHNKTRLPARFVYRDTAVEGVTSAQLVSGLTDDDKVIAVIGPLLGTAAGEAARRAQREMVPMVSFAQTEGLPEIGNFIFRDTLTAEQQVKRLVQYALGKGDISFSILYPENRLGEKMTELFIAELRASGGELVDVVSYPEDGTDFRKQIQKLLWEDREVKIPQTVEDAENEEEQQEKLELEYPLAPFHALFIPDYAEQISQIAPQLVFYGIKDVTLLGINGWNSPELASQAGRFLKDAVFVDAFYPGSKKPEVQRFMELYRQTYQEEPTILGAQAFDVATLLLQIIDDPAVGNRDDLRRKLTEVKDYRGVTGTSGFDVYGEAIKMLSLLQINRGRIVESE